One Punica granatum isolate Tunisia-2019 chromosome 3, ASM765513v2, whole genome shotgun sequence genomic window carries:
- the LOC116202046 gene encoding classical arabinogalactan protein 4-like: MKMGFGSVQAVLVLALLATSCFAQSPAPSPAGSTPPPAPTPAPVSTPPAPTPAPSAAPVPSPQTPPSPAPTPTTTPTPSPAPSSETPAASPGPGIASPPAPPSAPTPAGSEAPTVPPTPSDNFAATTAASAATAFAGVVFALAFAA, encoded by the exons ATGAAGATGGGTTTCGGTTCGGTTCAGGCTGTGCTGGTCCTGGCCCTCTTGGCCACTTCGTGCTTCGCTCAGTCCCCGGCGCCATCCCCTGCCGGGTcgactcctcctcctgctccGACCCCCGCCCCTGTCTCCACTCCTCCGGCTCCTACTCCCGCTCCATCCGCCGCACCG GTACCTTCTCCCCAAACCCCTCCTTCCCCTGCTCCAACCCCGACTACCACGCCGACCCCATCCCCGGCCCCGTCCTCTGAGACTCCGGCTGCTTCTCCCGGACCCGGCATTGCCTCCCCGCCGGCACCCCCCTCTGCTCCCACCCCAGCAGGCTCTGAAGCTCCTACCGTCCCTCCCACCCCATCGGACAACTTCGCTGCCACCACTGCCGCTAGCGCCGCCACCGCCTTTGCCGGCGTAGTCTTCGCCTTGGCTTTCGCGGCCTAG
- the LOC116198588 gene encoding putative clathrin assembly protein At4g40080 — protein MGRRGATSLQDVVGKLKDKASQSRAALNPLSKPHVGALLRATTHDPSAPPEEKHLAAILSYGHRSRATASVVVESLMDRLQTTGDAPVALKCLLTVHHIICRGTFILQDQLSVFPAAGGRNYLKLSNFRDSRSPFTWEISSWVRWYARYVENFLSASRILGFFIGSSSSILEKEKVEETVTGLLNSDLLRELDSLVGLIEDACKMPDSTHVESARLLRCVKSLAAEDHMSVMNEVAVRISEFRQRLSVLSFGESVELVCNLKRLEGCEEKLSAIFDRKVPTESFWELMREVKSNLTEQEEKMSAALDRRVGRGSESARYGGRRAVSLDEPVRFSSGRLPPLPIPSTELYPYG, from the exons ATGGGCCGCCGAGGGGCGACGAGCCTCCAAGACGTAGTGGGGAAGCTCAAGGACAAAGCGTCGCAGAGCAGGGCGGCGCTGAACCCGCTGTCCAAGCCCCACGTGGGGGCCCTCCTGCGGGCCACCACGCACGACCCCTCCGCGCCGCCAGAAGAGAAGCACCTGGCGGCGATCCTCTCCTACGGCCACCGGTCCCGGGCCACAGCGTCGGTCGTCGTCGAGTCCCTCATGGACCGCCTCCAGACAACCGGCGATGCCCCCGTCGCCCTCAAGTGCCTTCTGACCGTCCACCACATCATCTGCCGCGGCACCTTCATCCTCCAGGACCAGCTCTCGGTGTTCCCCGCCGCCGGCGGGAGGAACTACCTGAAGCTCTCTAACTTCCGGGACAGCCGCTCCCCCTTCACTTGGGAGATATCTTCTTGG GTCCGCTGGTACGCTCGGTACGTCGAGAATTTCCTCTCGGCTTCCCGAATCCTTGGGTTCTTCATCGGCTCGAGCTCGAGCATCCTCGAGAAGGAGAAGGTCGAGGAGACCGTCACGGGCCTCCTCAACTCGGACCTCCTCCGGGAGCTTGACTCACTGGTGGGTCTGATCGAGGACGCCTGCAAGATGCCCGACTCGACTCACGTCGAGTCGGCCCGTCTGCTCCGTTGCGTCAAGTCCCTCGCCGCGGAGGACCACATGTCGGTCATGAACGAGGTCGCGGTCCGAATCAGTGAGTTCCGGCAGCGGCTCAGCGTGCTGAGCTTCGGCGAATCGGTCGAGCTGGTCTGCAACCTGAAGAGGCTGGAGGGATGCGAGGAGAAGCTGTCGGCGATCTTCGACCGCAAGGTCCCCACGGAGAGCTTCTGGGAACTGATGCGGGAGGTGAAGTCTAACTTGACCGAACAGGAGGAGAAGATGTCGGCTGCGTTGGATAGGAGAGTGGGGAGGGGGAGTGAGTCGGCTCGGTACGGAGGGCGGCGCGCGGTGAGTTTGGACGAACCGGTGAGGTTCTCGTCGGGCAGGTTACCTCCTCTCCCCATTCCGTCGACTGAGCTGTACCCGTACGGTTGA
- the LOC116198899 gene encoding uncharacterized protein LOC116198899 — protein MLHLVPNCHTIVLSGRASACSSGLGRAGGGFCSEREFNSYADRYSGRFFRRLGIGDRASDLLHSRYSSTSSPLKGERLELECLVGAYGWEVRRLDERDEDEMRQVARIQAEAFHEPTALFDDLFFQFFQAEVLSGLLYKLRNSPPDRYACLVAEPATEEQPNELVGVVDVTVLRDDSVLQHLPGEEEYLYVSGIAVSQSFRRQKVATALLEACAALSSRWGFRYLALRAYEDDLGARKLYSNAGYEVVGADPVWVTLIGRKRRVLMIKKI, from the exons CGAGTGCGTGCTCCTCCGGACTGGGCAGAGCGGGTGGAGGATTCTGCAGTGAAAGGGAATTCAACAGCTATGCTGATCGCTACTCGGGTCGTTTCTTCCGGCGCCTGGGGATTGGTGACAGAGCTTCCGACTTGCTCCACAGCCGTTACTCGTCGACTTCTTCGCCGCTGAAGGGGGAGAGATTGGAGCTTGAATGCTTGGTGGGGGCGTATGGGTGGGAGGTGCGGAGGCTGGACGAGCGAGATGAGGATGAGATGAGGCAAGTGGCTCGCATACAAGCTGAGGCCTTCCACGAGCCCACCGCTCTCTTCGACGATCTCTTCTTCCAGTTTTTCCAG GCAGAAGTACTTTCAGGACTCCTCTACAAGCTGAGGAATTCGCCGCCTGACCG GTATGCATGTCTAGTGGCCGAACCGGCCACGGAGGAGCAGCCGAATGAACTCGTAGGAGTTGTGGATGTTACGGTGTTGAGAGATGATTCCGTGCTTCAGCACCTGCCGGGAGAAGAAGAGTACCTCTACGTGTCCGGGATCGCGGTATCTCAATCCTTCAG GCGGCAGAAAGTAGCAACAGCACTGTTGGAAGCATGCGCTGCTCTCTCTAGCAGATGGGGCTTCCGGTATCTCGCGCTCCGAGCTTATGAAGACGATCTCGGAGCAAGGAAGCTGTACTCCAATGCAGGCTATGAGGTCGTGGGAGCCGATCCAGTGTGGGTAACCTTGATTGGCAGGAAACGTCGTGTGCTCATGATCAAGAAGATCTAG
- the LOC116198930 gene encoding esterase OVCA2, producing MNGQLPLVKQAMLIIQSSQSPRHHLTPLPKKALSRTADREAETMAPGEAEEGQTQPERRPRIICLHGFRTSGKILRTLVERWHESILQKLDLVFLDGPYPAQGKSAVEGIFDPPYYEWFQANEDFTEYANLEECLRYIESYMLENGPFDGFLGFSQGGLLAAALPGIQAQGLALTKVPKIKFLIIISGAKFGGSKFGMPPIAANAFSSPIRCPSLHFIEDQTSFMSSEGIALLDSFVEPVVIHHAQKHTVPRLDDRSEETMLRFIEKITNI from the exons ATGAATGGCCAACTACCATTAGTGAAACAAGCTATGCTTATTATTCAAAGTAGCCAGTCCCCACGGCATCACCTAACTCCCTTGCCAAAAAAAGCTCTAAGCCGAACAGCAGACCGTGAAGCCGAAACCATGGCGCCAGGAGAAGCGGAGGAGGGCCAAACTCAGCCGGAGAGAAGGCCTAGAATAATCTGCCTCCACGGCTTCAGAACAAGCGGCAAGATCCTCCGGACGCTGGTCGAGAGGTGGCACGAGAGCATCCTTCAGAAGCTCGACCTTGTCTTCCTCGACGGGCCCTATCCTGCCCAGGGAAAATCCGCGGTCGAGGGCATCTTCGACCCCCCCTACTACGAGTGGTTCCAGGCCAATGAG GATTTTACGGAGTACGCGAACTTGGAGGAGTGCCTTAGGTACATTGAAAGCTACATGTTGGAAAACGGGCCTTTCGATGGCTTTCTCGGGTTTTCGCAG GGAGGGCTTCTAGCAGCTGCCTTGCCTGGAATCCAAGCACAG GGATTGGCCCTTACGAAAGTTCCAAAGATCAAGTTCTTGATCATTATTTCTGGAGCTAAGTTCGGAGGGTCGAAATTTGGGATGCCACCGATAGCTGCAAACGCCTTCTCATCTCCCATTCGTTGCCCTTCCCTCCATTTTATCG AGGATCAGACGAGTTTTATGAGCTCGGAGGGAATCGCACTGCTGGATTCATTCGTGGAACCTGTCGTGATTCATCATGCACAAAAACACACGGTCCCAAGACTCG ATGATCGAAGCGAGGAGACGATGCTTCGCTTCATTGAGAAGATTACTAACATCTAG
- the LOC116201644 gene encoding protein DETOXIFICATION 27: MPSTASREEEAKLPLLWKPGPVAAAEEEEEEQSLGRRVLIESKKLWHIVGPSIFSRIASYSMLVITQAFAGHLGDLELAAISISVNVIVGFDFGLLLGMASALETLCGQAFGAKKYYMLGVYMQRSWIVLFACCVLLLPLYTFASPFLKLLGQADDLADLSGLVSSWLIPLHFSFAFQFPLQRFLQSQLKTAAIAWVSLLALLVHVAVSWLFVYQLQLGVVGTAVTLNFSWWVLVFGLLGYTVFGGCPLTWTGFSLEALAGLWEFVKLSAASGIMLCLENWYYRVLVLMTGNLKNAEIAVDALSICMTINGWELMIPFAFFAGVGVRVANELGAGNGKGAKFATIVAVETSVVIGVFFWVLIMFFHNELGLIFSSSEVVLHAVNELSILLAFTILLNSVQPVLSGVAVGSGWQSYVAYINLGCYYLIGVPMGFLMGWAFNLGVMGIWAGMIFGGTATQTLILAIITIRCDWDKEAEKACMHVNKWSEIK, from the exons ATGCCGAGTACCGCCTCCAGAGAAGAGGAGGCAAAGCTTCCCCTCCTGTGGAAACCCGGGCCAGTCGCCGCCgcagaagaggaggaagaagagcaAAGCCTCGGAAGAAGAGTCCTGATCGAGTCGAAGAAGCTATGGCACATAGTTGGGCCCTCGATATTCAGCCGAATCGCATCATACTCGATGCTCGTCATCACCCAGGCCTTCGCTGGCCACCTCGGTGATCTTGAGCTTGCCGCCATCTCCATCTCCGTGAACGTTATCGTCGGGTTCGACTTCGGACTCCTG CTAGGAATGGCCAGTGCTCTAGAAACCCTTTGTGGCCAAGCCTTTGGGGCGAAGAAGTACTACATGCTGGGAGTGTATATGCAGCGTTCGTGGATCGTGCTCTTCGCATGTTGTGTCCTCCTCTTGCCTCTCTACACATTTGCTTCCCCATTCCTTAAGCTCCTCGGGCAGGCCGATGACTTGGCGGACCTTTCGGGGCTCGTCTCCTCGTGGCTCATCCCTCTCCACTTCAGCTTCGCATTCCAATTCCCCCTACAAAG GTTTCTGCAGAGCCAGTTGAAGACGGCCGCGATAGCATGGGTATCCCTATTGGCCCTTCTAGTGCACGTCGCCGTGAGCTGGCTCTTCGTGTACCAGCTCCAGCTCGGGGTGGTGGGAACCGCCGTGACCCTCAACTTCTCATGGTGGGTGCTGGTGTTTGGCCTCCTGGGCTACACCGTCTTTGGCGGGTGCCCCCTCACTTGGACAGGCTTCTCCTTGGAAGCTTTAGCCGGATTGTGGGAGTTTGTTAAGCTCTCCGCTGCTTCTGGGATCATGTTATG CTTGGAGAACTGGTACTACCGAGTACTGGTTCTGATGACCGGAAATCTGAAGAATGCAGAAATAGCCGTGGATGCTTTGTCGATATG CATGACGATCAATGGGTGGGAGCTGATGATTCCATTTGCATTCTTTGCTGGCGTAGG GGTACGAGTTGCAAATGAGCTCGGTGCCGGGAATGGGAAAGGCGCTAAGTTCGCGACCATAGTTGCAGTGGAAACATCGGTTGTTATTGGAGTTTTCTTCTGGGTGCTCATCATGTTCTTCCACAACGAGCTCGGGCTCATATTCTCCTCGAGCGAAGTCGTGCTTCACGCAGTGAACGAACTGTCAATACTCCTGGCCTTCACCATCCTACTCAACAGTGTTCAGCCAGTTCTATCGG GGGTGGCAGTTGGATCGGGGTGGCAATCATATGTGGCCTACATAAACTTGGGCTGCTATTATCTCATTGGGGTTCCCATGGGCTTCTTAATGGGCTGGGCCTTCAATCTAGGCGTCATG GGAATATGGGCCGGAATGATTTTCGGCGGGACTGCAACTCAAACCTTGATTCTAGCTATCATCACCATTCGATGTGATTGGGATAAGGAG GCGGAGAAGGCGTGCATGCACGTGAATAAGTGGTCAGAGATAAAATGA